The following coding sequences lie in one Palaemon carinicauda isolate YSFRI2023 chromosome 7, ASM3689809v2, whole genome shotgun sequence genomic window:
- the LOC137644431 gene encoding zinc finger and BTB domain-containing protein 22-like, translating into MVKEEVLAIGGPAADIGVCSPAGSGGDDDDDDDDDDGVGGCRVKRELGVKQEIGEEHWWGDPGNHQHGGVGVGDNDGAGRQHHHHHLQHQPSSSPSVTSTPPTTPPLDITITSVKGGVREGGVRGRGRRIGGGGGRASAAVPLDPALLAPLSHLETLAQSSFVRDSKLVMDSAEEVKLKQNASLWNSDRPWYCCPHCDKGFRTRVTLSRHEKIHTGKAFPCPVCPKVFYQVSNVKYHVHAVHGWNYQPAPRGHFAQ; encoded by the coding sequence ATGGTGAAGGAGGAGGTGCTTGCTATAGGAGGCCCAGCAGCTGACATTGGTGTCTGTTCCCCTGCAGgtagtggtggtgatgatgatgatgatgatgatgatgatgatggtgttggtGGATGCAGGGTCAAACGAGAACTCGGGGTCAAACAAGAAATCGGGGAGGAGCATTGGTGGGGGGATCCCGGGAATCACCAACATGGTGGTGTTGGTGTTGGAGATAATGATGGTGCGGGGAggcaacaccaccaccaccatctgCAACACCAGCCTTCTTCCTCACCATCCGTCACTTCCACGCCTCCTACGACGCCGCCTCTTGACATCACCATCACTTCCGTCAAAGGAGGTGTGCGCGAAGGGGGagtaagagggagagggagaagaataggagggggaggaggaagggcaTCCGCTGCGGTGCCCTTAGACCCGGCATTGCTGGCGCCCCTGTCTCACCTGGAGACGCTGGCGCAATCGTCATTCGTGAGGGACTCGAAACTCGTCATGGACTCCGCCGAGGAAGTCAAGCTGAAGCAGAATGCCTCCCTCTGGAACAGCGACCGCCCTTGGTACTGCTGCCCGCATTGCGACAAGGGCTTCCGAACTCGCGTGACCTTATCCCGCCACGAGAAGATCCACACGGGCAAGGCCTTCCCGTGCCCTGTGTGCCCCAAGGTCTTCTACCAAGTCTCCAACGTCAAGTACCACGTGCACGCCGTCCACGGCTGGAACTACCAGCCTGCACCAAGAGGTCATTTTGCCCAATGA